In Penaeus monodon isolate SGIC_2016 unplaced genomic scaffold, NSTDA_Pmon_1 PmonScaffold_14066, whole genome shotgun sequence, the genomic stretch GAGTAGAtctgccttctccagcaggtcggTGATGGCCTTCTTGCTGGATGGAAATACGCCGCGGTCTTGCCCCATGTAGATCTTGAAGGCCGCCGTATACCCTGCCTCTGGACCGTCAGACGAGCAAAGCTTGTAGACCTTCAGCCCTCTCCGAGCCCTCTTGCTCGGGTTGTACTGGATGGCGTGGTGACACCCCTTGAAGGCCCACAAGCTCTCGTCGACGGTCACGTTCTTGTTCGGGACGAAGACGGATCGATACGTCGATTCCAAGACGTCTAACACAGGGCGCAGCTTCCAAAGCCTATCCTCCGCGGCGAAGTGGAGCGCGGAGGTCAGGGCATCGTAGCGGTCCCTGGTCATCGTCTTGGCGAACACCGATGAGGACATCAACGGGTCCGTCGACCACCATTCCCTCTGGTCCCTCTTCGACTGAAGGCCCATCGGGAATCGTAAGCCGACATAGGAGCAGACTTCCTGCACCGTGtgccctcccaccccttcatatgggatgaaggggtgcgcgggttctgtcgaacatacctgtggttggaagaaaaagacattgtaaaatcaGGGGGTCTTTCAAAAAAGGACATGTAGAAAATTACGTTTTTCAAGTCAGAATACagatatattgtttttacttaccgATTCGTCTCGTCCACAATGGTTTGGAAACAACTCTCTGGGACTGGTGAATACATCTAACGGGCTCGACGATTCTTCAAGGG encodes the following:
- the LOC119569320 gene encoding piggyBac transposable element-derived protein 4-like, producing the protein MGLQSKRDQREWWSTDPLMSSSVFAKTMTRDRYDALTSALHFAAEDRLWKLRPVLDVLESTYRSVFVPNKNVTVDESLWAFKGCHHAIQYNPSKRARRGLKVYKLCSSDGPEAGYTAAFKIYMGQDRGVFPSSKKAITDLLEKADLLDKGYQLHTDNWYTSPTLFHYLQARKTSAVGTVRLNRRGMPSDLQASRGQIDFRSSKTGIICRQWVDKRPVTMLSTAHTSKVVTLPPNRRGVERSKPKFR